In Tautonia rosea, the genomic window CACCTTGCTGACCTTCGCCTTGACGCTGGTCGCCTTGCTGACCTTCGCCTTGACGTTGGTCGCCTTGCTGGCCTTCGCCCTGGCGTTGCTGGCCTTCGCCTTGACGTTGGTCGCCTTGCTGACCCTCGCCCTGGCGTTGCTGACCTTCGCCCTGGCGCTGGTCGCCTTGCTGGCCTTCGCCCTGGCGTTGCTGGCCTTCGCCCTGGCGCTGGTCACCTTGCTGACCTTCGCCTTGACGTTGGTCGCCTTGCTGACCTTCGCCTTGACGTTGGTCGCCTTGCTGACCTTCGCCTTGACGCTGGTCACCTTGCTGGCCTTCGCCTTGACGTTGCTGACCTTCGCCTTGACGTTGCTGACCTTCGCCCTGGCGCTGGTCACCTTGCTGACCTTCGCCCTGACGCTGGTCGCCTTGCTGACCTTCGCCTTGACGTTGGTCGCCCTGGTTGGGGGGGGGCTCTTGACGATCCTGATCGAGCGCGTTGAGCATGCGGTCGAGCTTTTCCTGCTCTTCAGGCGAGAGCGGGCGGTCGTCGGGACGGGATTGCTCGTTGCGGGGGGTGCCGTCGGAGTTCTTGGGTTGAGAGGGATCAGATGGAGTTTGCCCCTCGGTTCCGGAAGACCCCCCGCCTTGCTGACCCTGGCCCTGACCATTCTGGGAGGGTTGCTGGTCGGGTGGGGGGGTACCTTGTGGGGATTCGGGTTGCTCGCCGGCGGGTTCCTCTGGAGCGTCACGGGGAGGAGTGGGATCCTGAGGAGGAGGCTCCTGCTGCCCCGAGCCGTCACGAGGAGGTTGATCCTCAGGAGGAGTCTGTTGTTCGTTAGGATTGGGTGATTCCGGTTCCTCGATCGGATCGATGATCTCCAGGACGCGGCGGCTCGTCTGGACCTCTTGGGCAGTCGGGGAGCGGTTGTCGCGAACCTCGGCCCAGTAGGTCAGTCGATCACCAGCACGGGCGCCGATTGCCTCGAGATCGAGCGCTTCGACGTGATCAAGGGATCGAGACGCTTCCTTGCCTTCCAGCAGATCTTGAGGGTCGAGGATGGCGGCACCCTCACGCTCCAGGTGCAGAGTGGCTGAGGAGAGGCCGAAGTCGTCAGAGGCGGTCAGTGCGAGCGCGATCCGGGAATTACTCGGGACCTCGATCCGCTCTGGCTCGGGCTGGATAAAGCGGACTTCGGGGACGCGGTCGGGAAGGGCCTCGATGTCGTAGACGACGGGTTCGGGGTTCAACTGCCCCTCGGTCGTCTCGAATTTGATGGAGTATGACCCATTCTCCTCGACCTTGAACCGGCCGGTCAGTTCCTGAGGGTTGTCTCGGGAAACGACAAGGCGAGACGTCCCCAACGCGCCAAGGTCAAGATTACCGTTTCGGGCGGGCTGGTTCGTAGTGGCGCGGACCGTCACCATCGTGCCTTCGAGCGCCCGGATATTGCCGCCCTCCACCCCTTCTCGATCGGGAACACTCGTATAATCCGGGAAATCGAGGTCGTGGACGACCGAAACCACCCGAGGAGCGGGCAACACGGTGAGGCGGTACTGTTTCGTCTCGAAGTCGTTGGCGGAGAGGTAATAGATCAAATCTTGCTGAACATTGCGGAGAGTGACCGACCAGGGGTCGTAGCGTTGCTCTCCTTCATCAAGACTTGTCGAAGCGAAGTACTCTCCTCCATCGCTGCTGTAATGAAGGCGAACTTCGTCTGGACGAATGCCTCGGTAGTCGACCTCGGCCTCGAAAGTGACATTGGAACCAGAAACGACACGAGAGAGTTCCTCGTCATCTCCGGGTTTAATGTTGATGAGCCGCGTATTCGTTGGCCGGGCGACATCGGCGAGAAGCGCACGCCGCGCCGAGTCGAGCACGTTCTTTGGGGTCAGGACCACGTAGAGGCAGAACAAGACCACAACGGCGGCCAGGGCGTAGAACGATTTCGTGAGATATCGTTGATCGACCGCCGCTTCCACCTGCACGTCCGCCAGATCTCGGACGGCTCGGGCTTCCAGCGTGCGAAGGACCGCAGGGGGCAGTTCGGCCCGATGGCGACGCAGGTCAATATAATTGAGCAAGCTGTTTTTGAATCGAGCGTCGTATGCCTCAATCGTGCAGGCGGCGTAGAAACTGTTCACCGAAGAAAGCAGGGGTCGCACCACGTACCGAACGAACGCGTAGCCGCCACCCAGCAGGGCTCCGAACAGGATCACGGCCCGGACCGACCACGGAAGCCCGATCCAGTGATCGAGGACGATCTCCAGCAGTAGCAGGCCGAGGATGCCGGTGATCATCACCACCAAGGCGGTGAAGACTTCGGTTGCTCGGATGCGAGAACGGGTCAGATGCAGTTGATGATCCACAAACTGCTCGTAGTCAAGCATCCTGCCTTGCTGCTGCGGCTCGGTGCCCAGGGCCATGGCGCTGCCTCCCAATCTGCCTGCGAGCGGATCGTCTGCATCCGGATCGGCGGTCATCCTGCGAATCATTCTATACGACACGAGAGTCAGGAACAGTTCGAATCCGACTCTTGTCCGACAATCCGAGTCGGGGTGAGATGTTAGCGTGCGAACGGAATCCAGGTGCCGTCGGGATTGAGCACCTCATTGGGCCGGAACCGAGCTTTGTAGGAGAGGGATCGGCACTCGGCCACGAAATAGCCAAGGTAGACATGCTTCCGTCCCTGTTCGGCGGCTCGATCAAGCAGTCGGAGAATGTTCCACGTGCCCGGGGAGCGGTTGAGAATTGCGTGGTCGTAGACAAAATAAATGGCCGATAACGCGCCGGGAAGAACATCGACGAAGCCGGCCCCGATCAATCGGCCGTCGATCCGATAAAGCCATTGTTCGGTCGGGATGGGATTATCGAGAAAGGCGTCCTGAAAGTCCTCGGGGGCGTCGAGTTCGTGGCTGGGCCATCCCCGGAGTTCTTGCTGCCGGAGATGGTAGCGATCGTAAAGGTCGAGGACCTCCGGATCGGGAAGACCGGAGGCGGCCTGAATGGTGAGCTCCAGGGAGTCGAGGTTCCGCGCCCGTACGCGCTTCATGCTCCGATCGAGCCGAAATCGGCTGGCATCAACCCGGAGCGAGCGACACTTTGTACATCCGAGACAGCGAGGACGAAACAAGGTCCGACCGAATCGACGCCAGCCAGACTGGAGCCGCCGAAGATAATCGTCGGGCTCCATGGTCCCGACGATCTCGAACTCCATTCGGGCGGATTGTGACGGAACGTAACTGCAAGGCCGGATTCGAGACACGACATGAGCGGTAATATCCATAAGATTCCGAGCGGGACAAAGGGTGACACGATCGAAATCGACGGTTGAACACGCTCCGAGCACTCGAGACGCTGCAGATCAAACGCCTCAGGAACAGAATTCCATTCCTGAACTCGGTCGGAGGACTGGTTGAAGCAGACCTTCACCCTGGTCATAATAGCCGCTCAATGACCGGCCACCCAGGCCCGGATCGCAAAACCGGCCGAGCGAGGCGTCGATGCGACTGGCGTTCAGCACCAATGCGTACATGCGTTTTCCCTTCGACGAAGCTGCCGAGCGGATTGCTGCGCTCGGTTACGAAGGGCTCGAACTCATGGCCGATGTTCCCCACGCCTGGCCGGCGGGTTTGCTCGACGGAACCAAGCAGGCGATCGTTCAGAGCATGCAGCGGCATTCGCTCCAGTTTTCGAACGTCAACGCCTTCATGATGAACGCCATTGCCGACCATCGGCAACCTTACTGGTATCCCTCGTTCATTGAGACTGACGAGGGATACCGCCGCGTTCGGATTGATCATACCCGACGATCACTTGACCTGTGTGCGGAGCTGGGTGCTCCCCATATCACGACCGAGCCGGGCGGCCCGATCGCTCCGGGCCAGTCGCGGCAAGAGGCGATCGATTTGTTCGTCGAGGTGCTCAAACCGCTGGCTGAACATGCAGGAAATCGCGGAGTATTGCTCCTGATCGAGCCAGAACCAGGTCTCCTGCTCGAAACTACGGATCAGTATCTTGAAGTCGCCGAGCGAGTGAACTCCCCCTCGCTTGGCCTAAACTTTGACGTGGGGCACGCCTACTGCATGGCCGAGGATTTGCCTGTTCAAATCGCCAAGCTCGCCCATCTCACCAAGCACTATCACGTTGAGGACATCGCGGCCTCCCGAGTGCATCATCACCTTGTCCCCGGAACGGGTGCGATCGATTTTCCGGGAGTCTTTGAGGCGATCCGAAAGACCGGATACGACGGTTGGGTGACGGTGGAACTCTACCCCTTCGTCGACGATCCCGACGAGGCGGCCCGGGAGGCGATTGAGCGCCTGCGGCCCCTGGTTGAGACCCCTGCCGGTGCCGGATGAACCGCCTTTCCATGCGATTGAAACCGTATTTTCAACTGGTTCGACTCCCGAACGTCTTTACGGCCGCCGCCGATAGCCTGAGTGGTTGGCTGCTCGTCGGCGGGCTCCTGGTCGATGCAGACAGCTGGCTGCCTCTGGTCGTTGCCTCGATGGCGATCTATGCGGCGGGGATCGCCTTGAACGATGTCTTCGACCTGGAACTCGACCGTGTCGAACGCCCTGGCCGTCCTCTGCCCTCCGGCAAGGTGTCGAAACTGTTTGCGGTCGGCCTGGCGGTGTGCTTGATGGCGATGGGGCTGATGTCTGCCAGCATGGTTGGGGTTCGACCTGCAATCGTCGCAGGGGGGCTCATCACCTGCGTGGTCGCTTACGATGCGGGACTGCGTCGAACGATCCTCGGTCCTGAACTGATGGGACTTTGCCGGGGCTTGAATGTCTTCCTCGGCATGAGCCTGGCCCCCCAGTTCGGCGGCCCGGCCGCTTGGACGGTCGCGGCAGCCATGACCGTGTTCATCGTCGGAGTGACCTGGATCAGTCGCTTTGAAACGGAAGTCGGCCGCCGAGCGGCTTCGGCTTCGGGCCTGCTGCTTCAGTCAGTCGGGATCACCGCTTTGTTCGGCGCAGGGTTATCCGCAGAATCGTTCCCGAGCCCCTGGACCGACCGCCCGAGCGTTCCCGTGCTCGGAATCGTGATCCTCGCCCTCGTCTCGTCTCGAATTCTCTGGGCCAGTGGTCGAGCCGTTCTCGAACCCAGGCCCGAGACGTTGCAACGGGCTGTGAAGGTCGGCGTCCTCTCCTTAATCTGGCTCCATGTGGGGGTTCTGGCCTGCGTCCGAGAGCCGACCTCGGCCCTGGCCGTGGCAGCGCTCTGGCTTCCGGCCTCGCTGGCGGCTCGATGGATTTACTCGACCTGACCAGAAGGTTGCGAGGGGAAGGTTGCGAGGGAGCCGATGCTGATCGGGAATCAATCACGGCCTTGGACGCGCGACTCGTCTGGTGCAAGACTGAGAACCTCTGAAGGTTGCGTCGGTCCTCAACCGATCGTCGAGGCCTTCCTGAGCAAGATGCCGAGGTGACGATGTCTGATCGTGTCGTGCTCTTGACGATTCCCCAGCTTCGGTGTCGGGATGTGACACCCGGGGGACTCGGATCGCTGGAACGCCTGACTTCCCGAGGGTCAATGACCTCGGCGGTTCCGCCGTTCCCGGGGCTGGCGTCGTCGGCGTTCGCCACACTGATGACGGGCCTTGAACCTCGGGAACATGGCCTGATTGGGAACATCTTCCTGGACCGTGTTGCCCGAAACGTGGTGACGGTTCCCCTGCCCGACTCGGCCGTCCTGGGTCGGAAACTCTGGCACATGGCCCGCGAAGAACGTCCCGACGCCCGGGTGATGCTCTGGTTTACTCCAGACACCCGAGGTGCCGACGTGGACCTGATGGCCTGGGTCGATCGCCCTCGCCAGCTTCACACCGTCCCCGAGACACTGCAGGAACGACTGGAAACCGCGCTCGGTCCGTTCCCGAAGGAGGATCAGACCGACGAACCAACCTTCGAGCCGGCGAGCACCTGGGTGCTCCAAAGCGCCGCTCAGATCATCCGAGACGAACGTCCCGATCTGGCCGTCGTCCGCGTCCCCTACCTTGGTCAAATTGCCCGCCGCTATGGCCCCGATGGCCGCCACGCCGGTCGAGCGATCCGATCGCTTGACGCAATGCTCACCGACTTTCTCAAGTCCCTTCCTGAAGGGACCGCCGTCGTCGCCGTGACCGAGTCGATTGTCACACCGGTGACAGAGACCATTTACCCGAACCGCATCCTGCGCGATCTCGGTTTGCTGAAGATGGAGACCCTGCCCTCTGGGGGGCTCGGTGTCGATCTCGCACATTCCCCGGCCTTCGCGTTGGCCGATCATCAACTCTGCCACATCTATTTCAATGATTCTTCCGTCGCGGGGACGGTGGCCTCGACCTTTTCCGGGGCTCACAGTGACGGCGTGGCGCTGGTGGTTGCCTCAGACGAACAACGGAACCTGCTGGGGCTCGATCATCCCAGGGCCGGCGATGTCGTCCTTGTCGCCTGCCCGGATTCCTGGTTTGCCCCGTCGTGGTGGATCTCTGATGAGGAACGACCCGTCGTTGTGACAGAGTCATCCATTCCCATTGGCGATTCGACGTTACTGAACCCCGACCATGTCCGAGGCTCCCTCGGCGCCCCGCCGCCGAGCGACCTGTACATCGGCGTCCTCATCTGCTCCGAGCCGGGAATGATCACGGTGAATGAGGAGCGCCCCTGCTCCAGTTCCGAGGTCGTCCGCCTTGTGCTCGACTTGCTCAGGCGGTGAGTTCTCCGTCAACAGATCGTGGTCGGGAAGCCGCATCCGGCGTGACACCTCGACGGAGCCTCGCGAGAGATTCAAGTCGAGAAGGAACCGACGAGAACCAAGCAGTAGAAGAAGGCGATGGTCAGGGCGAGGCTGAGGATGAACATGGTTGCAGCCCGTCTCCAACGCATATGAAGGCAGGAACGGGCCGCAACGGCGAAAAGAAGCGACATGACTCCAAGGATCGCAAAGGACCCCATGAGCATGATCCCGGCCGCGTCGGGATGGGAGATGATGCCAAAGCCTTCGAGTTCCGCCGAGACGAACAACATCAGGCCGAAGCCGAAGAACCCGAATAATGCAAGGGCAGCAAGTGCGAGGGGAACGGCGAGGACGAGCCCGAGCCTCGACGACCTGCGACCCACGGTGTCGCGATCATCGCGCGGGTGGGTCGTCGGGGGGGAATACGGATTCGAGGGTTCGGTCATGGTGAATCCCGTGGGCCCCGAATCGGAGGATCCCAAGAGTTCGAGCTATCAGCACCCTCGTCAGGCTCCTGGATTCGTCCCTGGATCGCAGATCAGACCGCCGAGGGTTCTCCCTGTGCAGCCCTCGGGGTGTACGAGAACCGCGAGCACTGCGAGAAGAAGGTGAGCGGATTGTCGTAGACGAGAGTCTTGATGGTGGCGTCGTCGTGACCCCGGGCACGCATCTCGAAGATGAATTCCGGGACGGCCAGGGGATCGCTGTGACCCCAGTCGCCGGCTGAATTCACCATGATCCGCTCGGTGCCGTAGACCTCGATCAGGTCGGCGGCACGGGCGGGGGTGCATTTGGTGGTGGGGTAGAGGGTCATGCCGACCCAGTGGCCGGCGTCGAGCGCGGGCTTGATCGTGTGCTCTTCGACGTGGTCAATGCAGACTCGTTCCGGAGCGATGGTGTCGCGGTACTCGCGGACCATGTCGAGAATCATCCGGGTCCCCTTGTACTTGTCCACCAGGTGCGGCGTGTGGACGAGTACCAGTTCATCAAGCTTCGCGGCGACGTCGAGATGTTCCAGGAACACGGTCGCCTCGTTCGGCGTGTTCTTGTTCAAGCCGATCTCGCCGATGCCGAGCACCTCGGGGTTGTCGATGAATTCCGGGATCATGGCGATGACCGCGCGGGCGAGTTCGACATCCTCAGCCTCCTTCGCATTGATGCAAAGCCAGGTCCGATGCTCGATCCCGTGGGCCATGGACCGCTTTCGTTCAAACGCCGTGAGCTGTCGAAAGTAGTCTCGGAACCCTTCCGGCCCTGACCGATCAAATCCGGCCCAGAATGCCGGTTCGCTAATGAGCACACAGCCGGCCAGCGCCATGCGCTTGTAGTCATCGGTGGTCCGACTGACCATGTGAATATGCGGGTCGATGTAATCCATGATGCCCTTTGCTCCTGAGTGACCAAGGTGTGAGGTCGTCGCAACGTACGAAGGGCAACGCTTGACCCGGGCCACGGAGCCCCGGAAGCCTTGTGTGCGTTCAATTTCAGGTTACCACGAGAACCCTCCCCGGGAAAACGCCGAGCTGAGGTGCCAGACCTTCTCACACCGCAACACGATCGGCAATGGTCTGCAGATCGACGATTGCGGCCCGATCTTTCGCGGTGTCGACCAGATCGCAAATCAAGTCGATGGATCGGAACTCAGGGTCTTCGACCAGCAAGCACGAGGGATGGGCAAGGAAATCGAAGACCGCCCCTCGATCAATCGCCCAGGAGATGCAGCGGCGGAGGGATTCAAGGAAGGCATCGAGCGGCCACCGGCTGGTCCGGAACGCGCCGACATCGCTGATCGGGCTCATGGGAATCTCGATCAGGCCCGAAGGATAACGGAACGGCTGGGCTTCGGCCTGAGCGTTGACGATCGCATCGAGCAAGGTATCATCGGGGGCTGTGCCGGGTTCGCTTGAGGAATGGGAAGGATACTTGCTGCTGACCCAACGATAGCCCTGGTCTATTAGCAAGCGTTGAATGTCGGGCCGTTGAGCGATCCCTTCGTGGAACCCGCCCGGAGTTCGAAACCCGGCCACCTCAATGCCGAGCCGGGTGCGCAGGGCACGATCGGCAAGCCGAACGTTTTCGCGGAGAACCTCCTCGATGGTACGACCTTCGATCAGCCAAGGAGCCCGTTGAAATCGGAACTGGATGGCTCCGGGTTCCGTGGCCAGAAGGTTGACGTGATCGTAGGTATGGTTCCCGATCGGATGCCCGGCCTCGGCGATCTGCTCAAGCCAGGAGACGTCTTCCTGCTCCATCGTCTGGCCAAGGGCGAAGAAGTGGAGCTTACCCCCGCGATCGGCGACCCGACGGGCGGC contains:
- a CDS encoding UbiA family prenyltransferase, with translation MRLKPYFQLVRLPNVFTAAADSLSGWLLVGGLLVDADSWLPLVVASMAIYAAGIALNDVFDLELDRVERPGRPLPSGKVSKLFAVGLAVCLMAMGLMSASMVGVRPAIVAGGLITCVVAYDAGLRRTILGPELMGLCRGLNVFLGMSLAPQFGGPAAWTVAAAMTVFIVGVTWISRFETEVGRRAASASGLLLQSVGITALFGAGLSAESFPSPWTDRPSVPVLGIVILALVSSRILWASGRAVLEPRPETLQRAVKVGVLSLIWLHVGVLACVREPTSALAVAALWLPASLAARWIYST
- a CDS encoding alkaline phosphatase family protein, with translation MSDRVVLLTIPQLRCRDVTPGGLGSLERLTSRGSMTSAVPPFPGLASSAFATLMTGLEPREHGLIGNIFLDRVARNVVTVPLPDSAVLGRKLWHMAREERPDARVMLWFTPDTRGADVDLMAWVDRPRQLHTVPETLQERLETALGPFPKEDQTDEPTFEPASTWVLQSAAQIIRDERPDLAVVRVPYLGQIARRYGPDGRHAGRAIRSLDAMLTDFLKSLPEGTAVVAVTESIVTPVTETIYPNRILRDLGLLKMETLPSGGLGVDLAHSPAFALADHQLCHIYFNDSSVAGTVASTFSGAHSDGVALVVASDEQRNLLGLDHPRAGDVVLVACPDSWFAPSWWISDEERPVVVTESSIPIGDSTLLNPDHVRGSLGAPPPSDLYIGVLICSEPGMITVNEERPCSSSEVVRLVLDLLRR
- a CDS encoding DUF4175 family protein; this translates as MALGTEPQQQGRMLDYEQFVDHQLHLTRSRIRATEVFTALVVMITGILGLLLLEIVLDHWIGLPWSVRAVILFGALLGGGYAFVRYVVRPLLSSVNSFYAACTIEAYDARFKNSLLNYIDLRRHRAELPPAVLRTLEARAVRDLADVQVEAAVDQRYLTKSFYALAAVVVLFCLYVVLTPKNVLDSARRALLADVARPTNTRLINIKPGDDEELSRVVSGSNVTFEAEVDYRGIRPDEVRLHYSSDGGEYFASTSLDEGEQRYDPWSVTLRNVQQDLIYYLSANDFETKQYRLTVLPAPRVVSVVHDLDFPDYTSVPDREGVEGGNIRALEGTMVTVRATTNQPARNGNLDLGALGTSRLVVSRDNPQELTGRFKVEENGSYSIKFETTEGQLNPEPVVYDIEALPDRVPEVRFIQPEPERIEVPSNSRIALALTASDDFGLSSATLHLEREGAAILDPQDLLEGKEASRSLDHVEALDLEAIGARAGDRLTYWAEVRDNRSPTAQEVQTSRRVLEIIDPIEEPESPNPNEQQTPPEDQPPRDGSGQQEPPPQDPTPPRDAPEEPAGEQPESPQGTPPPDQQPSQNGQGQGQQGGGSSGTEGQTPSDPSQPKNSDGTPRNEQSRPDDRPLSPEEQEKLDRMLNALDQDRQEPPPNQGDQRQGEGQQGDQRQGEGQQGDQRQGEGQQRQGEGQQRQGEGQQGDQRQGEGQQGDQRQGEGQQGDQRQGEGQQGDQRQGEGQQRQGEGQQGDQRQGEGQQRQGEGQQGDQRQGEGQQRQGEGQQGDQRQGEGQQGDQRQGEGQQGEPNQPGSQPGESMGDPQGEVGQAKLPPRLPEAKDLSEPPPTPDGPPEVGREAPIPESIDARDQKLRRIREALQDEDQTRKLEDLTGMTREEMSQFVERFSGPPEGPAGEGRELEVDLESQSGTIDPNRVVPDPLSGVRQSDGARRSQGTGVNDNLGMSRQGGGTPPPPQLRKLVEAYQRRLSDTNPPASEGRGNPAPGRSGGNP
- a CDS encoding polysaccharide deacetylase family protein, yielding MIDRRQFLAEATALSTLASAVPKTRVQARETEPGQAMVAITLDLEMSRQYPTRDQFHWDYEKGNLDRDTKQYAVEAARRVADRGGKLHFFALGQTMEQEDVSWLEQIAEAGHPIGNHTYDHVNLLATEPGAIQFRFQRAPWLIEGRTIEEVLRENVRLADRALRTRLGIEVAGFRTPGGFHEGIAQRPDIQRLLIDQGYRWVSSKYPSHSSSEPGTAPDDTLLDAIVNAQAEAQPFRYPSGLIEIPMSPISDVGAFRTSRWPLDAFLESLRRCISWAIDRGAVFDFLAHPSCLLVEDPEFRSIDLICDLVDTAKDRAAIVDLQTIADRVAV
- a CDS encoding sugar phosphate isomerase/epimerase family protein; this translates as MRLAFSTNAYMRFPFDEAAERIAALGYEGLELMADVPHAWPAGLLDGTKQAIVQSMQRHSLQFSNVNAFMMNAIADHRQPYWYPSFIETDEGYRRVRIDHTRRSLDLCAELGAPHITTEPGGPIAPGQSRQEAIDLFVEVLKPLAEHAGNRGVLLLIEPEPGLLLETTDQYLEVAERVNSPSLGLNFDVGHAYCMAEDLPVQIAKLAHLTKHYHVEDIAASRVHHHLVPGTGAIDFPGVFEAIRKTGYDGWVTVELYPFVDDPDEAAREAIERLRPLVETPAGAG
- a CDS encoding TatD family hydrolase, with the translated sequence MDYIDPHIHMVSRTTDDYKRMALAGCVLISEPAFWAGFDRSGPEGFRDYFRQLTAFERKRSMAHGIEHRTWLCINAKEAEDVELARAVIAMIPEFIDNPEVLGIGEIGLNKNTPNEATVFLEHLDVAAKLDELVLVHTPHLVDKYKGTRMILDMVREYRDTIAPERVCIDHVEEHTIKPALDAGHWVGMTLYPTTKCTPARAADLIEVYGTERIMVNSAGDWGHSDPLAVPEFIFEMRARGHDDATIKTLVYDNPLTFFSQCSRFSYTPRAAQGEPSAV
- a CDS encoding arginyltransferase; amino-acid sequence: MDITAHVVSRIRPCSYVPSQSARMEFEIVGTMEPDDYLRRLQSGWRRFGRTLFRPRCLGCTKCRSLRVDASRFRLDRSMKRVRARNLDSLELTIQAASGLPDPEVLDLYDRYHLRQQELRGWPSHELDAPEDFQDAFLDNPIPTEQWLYRIDGRLIGAGFVDVLPGALSAIYFVYDHAILNRSPGTWNILRLLDRAAEQGRKHVYLGYFVAECRSLSYKARFRPNEVLNPDGTWIPFAR